Within Lampris incognitus isolate fLamInc1 unplaced genomic scaffold, fLamInc1.hap2 scaffold_220, whole genome shotgun sequence, the genomic segment AACGCGTGAATTTACGGTTTGTTTTGCGAGCCTGTCAGCGCGGCACGGGGGAGGAGTTATGGCACCCGAGACACGGAGGCGTGGAGGAGCAGCAGAGGAGCAGGGCGAGATGAAGGAGAACAGATGGACGTGAAGACGAGGAGGGCAAAGAGTGCGGTTGTTTTCCCAAACTCCAAAATCTCTTCTGGattacagacacgcacacacacacacacacacacacacacacacacacacacacgcggacacacacgcacacacacacacacgcggacacacgcacacacacacacacacacacacacacacacacacacacaaatacaggctGTGTCCGTGTCTGGGCTCAGGATCACATGACAGACCCACATAAGAGGTACAGCTGGTGGAAGAATggaagaaaagagaaagaaagagagggggagagagggggagagaaggggagagggagagagagacagagagggggagagagggagagagggggagagggagagagagacagagagggggagagagggggagagggagagagcggagGAGGAGGATCCCAGGATgtcatttctctctctgtcagctCTCTGCCTCCCCCGACCACTCTTCCCCCCAAAAtctcccccccccatcccccctacacacacacacacacatacacacacacacacacacacacacacacacacacacgagaggtgGACGCATCGCAGGGACAATTACCGGCTGACACTCCATCATGGGCGGCGCGACAGGAGCTGACGGCTCTCGTCCCAAACAAATGATGGCGGGGGTCGAGGTTGTGGGGCTGCCTGCAGCCCGGCCCCACCACCGCTGcattagcaacacacacacacacacacacacacacacacgcacacacacacacgcacacacacgcacacacacagacacacacacacacacacacacacgcacacacacagacacacacacacacacacacacacacacacacgcacacacacagacacacacacgcacgcgccgaAACATGTACATTAAACGAGTCTTCTCAACCAACCACCTCCTTAAGAAACACATTcatcagcctgtgtgtgtgtgtgcgtgtgtgtgcgtgtgcgtgtgtgtgcgtgtgtgcgtgcgttaggAGGGGGCGTGGCCCACCAGTCtgccaacccccctcccccaccccacccagagGTAAAAGAAGACTAGCTCTTCATCTTTGCAGggagcatgaacacacacatgcaagacacacacacacgcacacacagacacacacacacacacacacacacacacacacacacacacacacacacacacacacacacacacagacacacacacacacacacacacacacgcctccccATTCACAATTAATCAGATAATGGGGTTAAAGAGCTGaattttattttaaatgtcagtgaggcgaaagaaagaaagaaggagggaaagaaagaaggaagaaaagaaagaaagaatgaaggaaagaaggaaggaaagaaagaaagaaagaatgaaagagtgaggaaaagaaagaatgaaggaaagaatgaaggaaagaaagaaagaacgatgaaggaaagaaggaaaaaaagaaagaaagaatgaaggaaagaaagaaagaatgattaagaaaagaatgaaagaatgaagaaaagaaagaaagaaagaaagaaagaaagaaagaaagaaagaaagaaagaaagaaagaaagaaagaaatgaaggaaggaaagaatgaatgaatgaaagaatgaagaAAATAATGAAAGaatgaagaaaagaaagaaagaaagaaagaaagaaagaaatgaaggaaggaaagaaagaaagaaagaaagaaagaaagaaagaaagaaagaaagaacgaaagaaaggaCAAAAAGGAGGAAAGAAAGGAGGAAAAATGACAGGAGTGATGAGCGCAGCGACACGGCCGCGCATCAATTAACCTGACGTCTTCACGACGCTGCGCCGGAGAAGATTACCTTGGCCGGGGGcaagaccgacacacacacacacacacacacacacacacacacacacacacacacacacacacacacacacacacacacacacacacagacacacacacaggcaggcactGGCTGCTCTAAGTATAGCTTGATAAAGTAGGCCAATCGCTAAtactgggagggagggaggggaaaggGGGACAGCCTTCCTTTTTTATCTTTCTCCCTTGTTCACTCTTCAAGCGGATCCTGCAGCTCCCAGGAGGAAGAAGGAGGTCACCGGGAAGGACCCGGAGCGGGCGGCCAGGAGGAAGAAGGAGGTCACCGGGAAGGACCCGGAGCGGGCGGCCAGGAGGAAGAAGGAGGTCACTGGGAAGGACCCGGAGCGGGCGGCCAGGAGGAAGAAGGAGGTCACCGGGAAGGACCCGGAACGGGCGGCCAGGAGGAAGAAGGAGGTCACCGGGAAGGACCCGGAGCGGGCGGCCAGGAGGAAGAAGGAGGTCAACGGGAAGGACCCGGAGCGGGGCGgccaggaggagaaggaggtcaCCGGGAAGGACCCGGAGCGGGCGGGCCAGGAGGAAGAAGGAGGTCACCGGGAAGGGGACCCGGAGCGGGCGGCCAGGAGGAAGAAGGAGGTCAACGGGAAGGACCCGGCGCGGGCGGCCAGGAGGAAGAAGGAGGTCACCGGGAAGGACCCGGAGCGGGCGGGGCCAGGAGGAAGAAGGAGGTCACCGGGAAGGACCCGGAGCGGGCGGaccaggaggagaaggaggtcaCCGGGAAGGACCGGAGCGGCCGCGGCCAGGAGGAAGAAGAGGTCACCGGGAAGGACCCGGAGCGGGCGGCCAGGAGGAAGAAGGAGGTCACCGGGAAGGACCCGGAGCGGGCGGCCAGGAGGGAAGAAGGAGGTCACGGGGAAGGACCCGGAGCGGGCGGGCCAGGAGGGAAGAAGGAGGTCACCGGGAAGGACCCGGAAGCGGGCGGCCAGGAGGAAGAAGGAGGGTCACCGGGAAGGACCGGAGCGAGGCGGGCCAGGAGGAAGAAGGAGGTCACCGGGAAGGACCCGGAGCGGGCGGGCCAGGAGGAAGAAGGAGGTCACCGGGAAGGACCCGGAGCGGGCGGCCAGGAGGAAGAAGGAGGTCACCGGGAAGGACCCGGAGCAGGGCGGCCAGGAGGAAGAAGGAGGTCACCGGGAAGGACCCGGACGGGCGGCCAGGAGGAAGAAGGAGGTCACCGGGAAGGAGACCTGGAGGCGGGGCGGCCAGGAGGAAGAAGGAGGTCACCGGGAAGGACCCGGAGCGGGCGGCCAGGAGGAAGAAGGAGGTCACCGGGAAGGACCCggaggaggaagaaggaggtCACCGGGAAGGACCTGGAGCGGGCGGCCAGGAGGAAGAAGGAGGTCACCGGGAAGGACCCGGAGCGGGCGGCCAGGAGGAAGAAGGAGGTCACCGGGAAGGACCCGGAGCGGGCGGCCCCTCAGGCCGATTAATAAAGACCGCCTGCGACCGC encodes:
- the LOC130133059 gene encoding DNA-directed RNA polymerase II subunit RPB1-like produces the protein MGGATGADGSRPKQMMAGVEVVGLPAARPHHRCITDPAAPRRKKEVTGKDPERAARRKKEVTGKDPERAARRKKEVTGKDPERAARRKKEVTGKDPERAARRKKEVTGKDPERAARRKKEVNGKDPERGGQEEKEVTGKDPERAGQEEEGGHREGDPERAARRKKEVNGKDPARAARRKKEVTGKDPERAGPGGRRRSPGRTRSGRTRRRRRSPGRTGAAAARRKKRSPGRTRSGRPGGRRRSPGRTRSGRPGGKKEVTGKDPERAGQEGRRRSPGRTRKRAARRKKEGHREGPERGGPGGRRRSPGRTRSGRARRKKEVTGKDPERAARRKKEVTGKDPEQGGQEEEGGHREGPGRAARRKKEVTGKETWRRGGQEEEGGHREGPGAGGQEEEGVLHPSIPVLHPSIPALHPSIPALHPSIPVLHPSIPALHPSIPALHPSIPVLHPSIPVLHPSTPVLHPSTPVLHPSTPTLHPSPPVLHPSTPALHPSTPVLHPSTPALHPSTPVLHPSTPTLHPSPPVLHPSTPALHPSTPALHPSTPALHPSTPALHPSTPVLHPSTPALHPSTPALHPSTPALHPSTPALHPSTPVLHPSTPVLHPSTPVLHPSTPVLHPSTPALHPSPPALHPSTPALHPSTPVLHPSTPVLHPSTPALHPSTPVLHPSTPALHPSTPVLHPSTPALHPSTPVLHPSTPVLHPSTPVLHPSTPVLHPSTPALHPSTPALHPSTPALHPSTPALHPSTPALHPSTPALHPSTPALHPSTPTLHPSTPALHPSTPVLRVHA